One stretch of Ooceraea biroi isolate clonal line C1 chromosome 4, Obir_v5.4, whole genome shotgun sequence DNA includes these proteins:
- the LOC105284222 gene encoding protein FAM136A has protein sequence MEQQRKRVEEHMTKMVEEIDRTYLRKMQKDMHKCAAQCCENETYTVQKVHSCIENCSTALNKAQEYVQGEFERVQNRLQRCVMECNDSIKDKLGPNPTQTEVDRYSEEFEKCAIKCVDTYCDLLPSLEKTMKKVLSKKEFV, from the exons ATGGAGCAACAGAGAAAACGGGTGGAAGAACACATGACGAAAATGGTCGAGGAGATTGACAGAACGTATTTACGGAAAATGCAG AAAGATATGCACAAGTGTGCTGCACAATGTTGTGAAAATGAAACTTACACCGTGCAAAAAGTACACAGTTGTATAGAAAACTGTAGCACCGCTTTGAATAAGGCGCAAGAATACGTTCAAGGAGAGTTTGAACGAGTACAG AACCGTTTACAAAGATGTGTAATGGAGTGCAATGATAGCATAAAAGACAAACTAGGTCCAAATCCGACACAAACTGAGGTGGATAGGTACAGTGAAGAGTTTGAAAAGTGTGCGATCAAGTGCGTGGACACTTATTGCGATTTACTGCCTTCTTTAGAAAAAACTATGAAGAAAGTTCTCAGCAAAAAGGAGTTTGTGTAG